A portion of the Oxynema aestuarii AP17 genome contains these proteins:
- a CDS encoding glycoside hydrolase family 10 protein: protein MTLFPLLSLTVGAIEPVGAQTTLPDIAGHWAEGCIQELQTRRIINGYPDGTFRPNAPVTRAEFATMLDIAFSERRDVRPAIGFVDLPANYWATPAIATAYRRGFLRGYPGDRFNPAQNIPRVQVLVALASGLDYAANHKPEETLPRTFADATSIPEYAYTAVAAATERRLAVNYPERDRLNPNALASRAEVASFLCQALMQYQSPIPLEYVARVAIVPETELRGVWITNIDSEVLFSKENLTAAMERLAALNFNTVYPTVWNWGYTLYPSDVAKAVTGRSVRLVTPIDENLDPDLGVGDRDMLREMVAEGKRLGLRVIPWFEFGFMAPADSELARRKPEWITERLDGTREKMEGIHSRVWLNPFHPEVQQFITDLIVEIIENYDVAGIQLDDHLGLPSEFGYDDYTVALYKREHDGNPPPEDPKDPDWLRWRADKITEYKDRLFRAIKRANPDAIVSLSPNPQRFSYREFLADWETWERQGLVEEIILQVYRDDNRVFATELENPEVETARTHVPFAIGILTGLKGRPVEGDRIAEQVQIAREKGFAGVSFFFYESMWKWSEQSAEQREVLFESLFPEPATIPSLVDDWEPSR from the coding sequence TTGACACTGTTTCCCCTCTTGAGTCTGACCGTCGGCGCGATCGAGCCTGTGGGCGCTCAAACGACTTTACCGGACATCGCCGGACATTGGGCGGAAGGTTGTATTCAAGAGTTGCAAACTCGGCGCATTATTAACGGCTATCCCGACGGGACTTTCCGTCCGAATGCCCCAGTCACGCGAGCGGAATTCGCCACGATGCTCGATATCGCCTTTTCCGAACGTCGGGACGTGCGTCCGGCGATCGGCTTTGTCGATTTACCTGCCAATTATTGGGCGACTCCGGCGATCGCCACGGCGTACCGACGGGGTTTTCTCCGGGGTTACCCGGGCGATCGCTTCAATCCCGCACAAAATATCCCTCGGGTTCAAGTATTGGTCGCCTTGGCGAGTGGTTTGGATTATGCGGCGAACCACAAACCCGAGGAAACTTTACCGCGAACCTTCGCCGACGCGACAAGTATTCCCGAGTATGCCTACACCGCCGTCGCCGCAGCCACCGAGCGCCGCTTGGCGGTCAACTACCCCGAGCGCGATCGCCTCAATCCCAACGCCCTCGCCAGTCGCGCCGAGGTCGCCAGTTTCCTCTGTCAGGCGCTGATGCAGTACCAATCGCCGATTCCTTTAGAGTACGTCGCCCGGGTGGCGATCGTCCCGGAAACCGAACTGCGCGGGGTTTGGATTACGAATATCGATAGTGAGGTCTTGTTCTCGAAGGAGAACCTGACGGCGGCGATGGAACGACTGGCCGCCCTCAATTTCAACACCGTCTATCCGACGGTATGGAATTGGGGTTATACTTTATATCCGAGCGACGTGGCCAAAGCGGTGACCGGGCGATCGGTGCGTTTGGTGACGCCGATTGACGAGAATCTCGACCCGGATCTAGGAGTGGGCGATCGCGACATGCTCCGCGAAATGGTCGCCGAAGGCAAACGCCTGGGCCTGCGCGTGATTCCTTGGTTCGAGTTCGGCTTTATGGCCCCGGCAGATTCCGAGTTAGCCCGCCGCAAACCGGAATGGATTACGGAACGCCTCGACGGAACCCGGGAGAAAATGGAAGGCATCCACTCCCGAGTCTGGCTCAATCCCTTTCATCCCGAAGTGCAGCAATTTATCACCGATCTGATCGTCGAGATTATCGAAAATTACGACGTTGCGGGGATTCAGCTCGACGATCATTTAGGCTTACCCTCCGAGTTCGGTTACGACGATTACACCGTCGCTCTCTACAAGCGCGAACACGACGGCAACCCGCCGCCGGAAGACCCGAAAGATCCGGACTGGTTGCGCTGGCGGGCCGATAAGATTACTGAGTATAAAGACCGCTTGTTCCGCGCGATCAAACGAGCCAATCCGGACGCGATCGTCAGTTTGTCTCCCAATCCCCAACGCTTTTCCTACCGGGAGTTTCTCGCCGATTGGGAAACCTGGGAACGTCAGGGATTGGTGGAAGAGATTATCTTGCAAGTGTATCGCGACGATAACCGGGTGTTCGCGACCGAGTTGGAAAATCCAGAAGTGGAAACGGCGCGCACTCACGTTCCGTTCGCGATCGGGATTTTAACGGGATTAAAAGGTCGTCCCGTGGAGGGCGATCGCATTGCCGAGCAAGTCCAAATCGCCCGTGAGAAAGGCTTTGCCGGGGTTTCGTTCTTTTTTTACGAAAGTATGTGGAAGTGGAGCGAGCAATCTGCCGAACAACGGGAGGTGTTATTTGAATCTTTATTTCCCGAACCTGCCACGATTCCCAGTTTAGTTGACGATTGGGAACCGTCGAGGTGA
- a CDS encoding FAD-dependent oxidoreductase, with the protein MTDNERYYDIITFGDEVPGVLAAIAAAREYRRRTETYPKVLLMSKADAREGIGGHLVRGGLAYLDRSQIEIDLRKSLNLGTFGAPPSLYEEFLKKAGVVSIALDPHKADAALKTMLKEAGVAILSNVEIESATCDNGPLVEIVTARGEIYKAKQFIDATVNAELAQAAGVTKYNGFATFGLPDSELPVTLVFVTEGLSVKRLKQVEYAYLKRLTNNNDREAQRFIDIAARSESGLVEVLKRDLVDSRGQLKTLWAGKDHIDVRSNALSIVYHACRGKKLDLEESGSLLDRGNIAILGGDRLSWNALLFTVTGSEAETLARNCAKPTPAMLEEMSYVERWFKSIGAKTVTPASELYIRHAGNVVGVVEPLSGAQMLAGGVPADEAIGTFAYHFDVRGGIRGIGRKANEKGFLSTVFDKPIFNIGIRHAQIKAVPNLAVVSPASGFEGFASSAGRIVEFNAAVGQGIGIAATLAVLQNRHLAEIGNREVHETLSTTGQLPPIFGKPKEQEVARLRDFESALA; encoded by the coding sequence GTGACTGACAACGAACGTTATTACGATATCATTACTTTCGGCGATGAAGTTCCCGGCGTCCTGGCGGCGATCGCCGCCGCACGGGAATACCGTCGGCGTACCGAAACCTATCCCAAAGTCCTACTGATGTCCAAAGCCGACGCCCGCGAAGGCATTGGCGGGCATCTCGTGCGCGGGGGACTCGCCTACCTCGATCGCAGCCAAATCGAGATCGACCTACGAAAATCCCTCAACTTAGGCACCTTCGGCGCACCGCCGAGCCTTTATGAAGAATTCTTGAAAAAAGCCGGAGTCGTTTCGATCGCCCTCGACCCGCACAAAGCCGACGCCGCGCTCAAAACCATGCTCAAAGAAGCCGGAGTCGCCATTTTAAGCAACGTCGAGATCGAATCCGCCACCTGCGACAACGGCCCGTTAGTCGAGATCGTCACCGCACGCGGAGAAATCTATAAAGCCAAACAATTTATCGACGCCACCGTTAACGCCGAATTGGCACAAGCCGCCGGAGTCACCAAATACAACGGCTTTGCCACCTTCGGACTGCCCGACTCCGAACTCCCCGTAACCCTCGTTTTCGTCACCGAAGGCTTGAGCGTCAAAAGGCTCAAACAGGTCGAATACGCCTACTTAAAACGATTGACCAATAACAACGATCGCGAAGCCCAACGCTTTATCGACATTGCCGCCCGAAGCGAAAGCGGCTTAGTCGAAGTCCTCAAGCGCGATTTAGTCGATTCGCGAGGCCAATTAAAAACCCTGTGGGCCGGAAAAGATCACATCGACGTGCGCTCCAACGCCCTCTCGATCGTCTATCATGCCTGTCGGGGCAAAAAGCTCGACCTCGAAGAAAGCGGATCTCTGCTCGATCGCGGTAACATCGCTATTTTAGGTGGCGATCGCCTCTCCTGGAACGCCCTGCTGTTCACCGTCACCGGAAGCGAAGCCGAAACCCTCGCCCGCAACTGCGCCAAACCCACCCCCGCCATGCTCGAAGAAATGTCCTACGTCGAACGTTGGTTCAAGAGCATCGGCGCCAAAACCGTCACCCCCGCCTCAGAACTCTACATCCGCCACGCAGGAAACGTCGTCGGCGTCGTCGAACCCTTAAGCGGCGCCCAAATGCTCGCCGGAGGCGTCCCCGCCGACGAGGCGATCGGCACTTTTGCCTATCATTTCGACGTGCGCGGTGGCATCCGAGGGATCGGTCGCAAAGCCAACGAAAAAGGCTTTCTCAGCACCGTCTTCGACAAACCCATTTTCAACATCGGCATCCGCCACGCCCAAATCAAAGCCGTCCCCAACCTCGCCGTGGTCAGTCCCGCGTCCGGCTTTGAAGGATTCGCCTCTTCCGCCGGACGCATCGTCGAATTTAATGCAGCCGTCGGACAAGGAATCGGCATCGCCGCCACCCTCGCCGTTCTCCAAAACCGTCATTTGGCCGAGATCGGCAATCGGGAAGTGCATGAAACCCTCAGTACCACCGGACAACTCCCGCCCATTTTCGGCAAGCCGAAAGAGCAGGAAGTGGCGAGATTGCGCGATTTCGAGTCGGCTTTAGCTTAA
- a CDS encoding chlorophyll a/b-binding protein — MSVENTETEVSEVPTPTEHPPEPEPAFGWTEYAERINGRLAMLAFFGLLFLEFVTHQDLFTWLGLR, encoded by the coding sequence ATGAGTGTCGAAAACACTGAAACAGAAGTATCTGAAGTTCCTACCCCGACGGAACACCCCCCGGAACCCGAACCCGCGTTCGGATGGACTGAATACGCCGAACGGATTAACGGACGTTTGGCGATGTTGGCCTTTTTTGGCTTATTGTTTTTAGAGTTTGTCACTCACCAGGATTTGTTTACCTGGTTGGGATTGCGTTAA
- a CDS encoding DUF1995 family protein — protein MVQLPKDLDEAVAQARQATHAALEEGLRRVQVELVIPELKAQPIAEQFIPSLEPYYEHLKVYFPDAGAAALARRDWGETPFVVRAIGETKGKIQPEDRAFLFVEPSSVEVNDVEKMCLEAGDRPVIFLLPRLENIATIGIGMAGRELRERFLNTIESCYYIRPGQGYALFRCYPGPWQVWLETEEDYELLAESPQKPVGDELDRILERAGTPENEGSEGTPPSSRAAAPKQAGLMTNFKRLWKALTQ, from the coding sequence ATGGTTCAACTCCCCAAGGATTTAGACGAAGCGGTCGCTCAAGCCCGCCAAGCGACCCACGCCGCTCTCGAAGAGGGTTTACGGCGCGTACAGGTGGAATTGGTGATTCCGGAACTGAAAGCGCAACCGATCGCCGAACAGTTTATCCCCTCTTTAGAGCCGTATTACGAACATTTAAAGGTGTATTTTCCCGACGCGGGGGCGGCGGCGCTGGCCCGTCGCGATTGGGGTGAAACGCCTTTTGTGGTTCGGGCGATCGGCGAAACTAAGGGCAAAATACAACCGGAAGATCGGGCGTTTTTATTTGTCGAACCGTCTTCGGTGGAAGTCAACGACGTTGAAAAGATGTGTCTGGAAGCGGGCGATCGCCCGGTGATTTTTCTGCTGCCACGGCTGGAAAATATCGCCACCATCGGCATCGGGATGGCGGGACGGGAACTGCGCGAACGTTTCCTCAATACGATCGAATCTTGTTACTACATCCGTCCGGGTCAAGGTTATGCCTTGTTCCGATGCTATCCCGGCCCGTGGCAAGTCTGGCTGGAAACGGAGGAGGATTACGAACTGCTCGCCGAAAGTCCTCAGAAACCCGTCGGCGACGAACTCGACCGCATTTTAGAACGGGCTGGCACTCCCGAGAACGAGGGTAGCGAGGGGACTCCCCCAAGTTCGCGCGCGGCTGCGCCGAAACAAGCCGGGTTGATGACGAATTTCAAACGCTTGTGGAAAGCCCTCACTCAGTGA
- a CDS encoding late competence development ComFB family protein, with product MTKIPIEGKRIHLLYKNAIEPLVVEEVQRQMQRLPVKLLNSLNRDEIMSQAIAYALNRLPSMYATSERGWHFQYQKAIEQFRPQIVTAVRQALAAIQRDPLTPVWRLTHPSEERGQWSDRQQRQYKQG from the coding sequence ATGACTAAGATTCCCATTGAAGGCAAGCGCATCCACTTGCTTTATAAAAATGCCATCGAACCTCTCGTCGTCGAAGAAGTGCAACGGCAAATGCAGAGATTGCCCGTCAAACTTTTAAACTCGCTCAATCGCGATGAAATCATGTCCCAGGCGATCGCTTATGCCTTAAATCGTTTACCTTCGATGTACGCCACCAGCGAACGCGGTTGGCATTTCCAATACCAAAAGGCGATCGAGCAATTTCGACCGCAAATTGTTACCGCAGTGCGTCAGGCATTGGCAGCGATTCAGAGGGATCCGTTAACTCCCGTGTGGCGTTTGACCCATCCGAGTGAAGAACGCGGGCAATGGAGCGATCGACAACAACGGCAGTACAAGCAAGGTTGA
- a CDS encoding metallophosphoesterase, which translates to MSEHTPRRIIIGDVHGHYDGLMLLFEAIAPNRDDRIYFLGDLIDRGSQSAQVIKFVRDNGYCSLLGNHEQLLLEAFWDGEVNRSALNAWLYSGGQATVSSYKDAATLLDDVDWMRTLPLYQDLGDLWLVHAGVHPLLPIDEQGAEDFCWIRGPFHCIESPYFPDKTIVVGHTITFTFPGVTPGQIARGHGWMDIDTGAYNPKSGWLTAYDATYQTAYQVHVFEKRVRRLPLEEIVKDVELTKLLAQ; encoded by the coding sequence ATGAGCGAACATACCCCCCGACGCATCATTATTGGTGACGTTCACGGCCATTACGACGGACTGATGCTACTTTTCGAGGCGATCGCCCCCAACCGCGACGATCGCATCTACTTTCTTGGCGACCTGATCGACCGAGGCAGTCAAAGCGCTCAAGTCATTAAATTCGTCCGCGACAACGGCTATTGTTCTCTGTTGGGCAATCACGAACAACTGCTACTCGAAGCCTTTTGGGATGGCGAAGTCAACCGCAGCGCCCTCAATGCTTGGCTTTACAGTGGCGGACAGGCGACGGTCTCCAGCTACAAAGATGCCGCCACCCTCCTCGATGACGTGGACTGGATGCGAACCTTACCCCTTTACCAAGATTTGGGCGATCTGTGGTTGGTCCACGCCGGAGTCCATCCCCTCTTACCCATTGACGAACAAGGGGCCGAGGATTTCTGTTGGATTCGCGGTCCGTTTCACTGCATCGAATCCCCTTATTTTCCCGATAAAACAATCGTCGTCGGCCATACGATCACGTTTACCTTTCCCGGCGTCACCCCCGGCCAAATTGCTCGCGGTCACGGCTGGATGGATATCGACACCGGAGCCTACAATCCAAAAAGCGGCTGGCTGACAGCTTACGATGCTACCTACCAAACCGCTTATCAAGTTCATGTTTTTGAAAAACGAGTCCGCCGTTTGCCCCTCGAAGAAATTGTCAAAGATGTGGAACTGACCAAACTATTAGCACAGTGA
- the grpE gene encoding nucleotide exchange factor GrpE — MTDEEKQLDNTQSQPDEATDGSAAAADSAEPQEEAIASGGEAEQQPANEAGTAEAEAPSSEEVPPSAEPPSAATVEEMASMEALILANQAFTAQIEDLKSQYARLAADFDNFRKRTQKEKEELDLQAKCATIRELLPVVDNFERAKEQIKPQNDGEMNIHKSYLSVYKQMVDCLKRIGVSAMYPKGEPFDPNLHEAVMREATADHEEGTVMEEFRRGYMLGDRVLRHAMVKVAAAPEPVVPSEENSPESTEEQ; from the coding sequence ATGACAGACGAAGAAAAGCAGCTAGACAACACTCAAAGTCAACCGGATGAGGCCACTGACGGTTCCGCCGCAGCAGCAGATTCGGCTGAACCCCAAGAAGAGGCGATCGCCTCCGGTGGCGAGGCAGAGCAACAACCTGCCAACGAAGCCGGAACCGCCGAAGCCGAAGCCCCTTCGAGCGAGGAGGTTCCTCCCTCTGCGGAGCCGCCGAGTGCGGCAACCGTAGAAGAGATGGCCTCCATGGAAGCGCTGATTCTAGCGAACCAAGCGTTTACCGCGCAAATCGAAGACCTCAAAAGTCAATATGCCCGCTTGGCGGCAGACTTTGACAATTTCCGCAAGCGGACTCAAAAAGAAAAAGAAGAACTCGACCTCCAAGCCAAATGCGCGACCATTCGCGAGTTACTTCCGGTCGTCGATAACTTCGAGCGGGCGAAAGAACAAATCAAACCCCAGAACGATGGGGAAATGAATATCCATAAAAGCTATCTGAGCGTTTACAAGCAAATGGTCGATTGCCTCAAACGCATCGGGGTGTCGGCGATGTATCCCAAAGGCGAACCGTTCGATCCCAATCTCCACGAAGCCGTCATGCGCGAAGCCACTGCCGACCATGAGGAAGGCACGGTGATGGAAGAGTTCAGACGGGGTTACATGCTCGGCGATCGCGTGTTGCGCCACGCGATGGTTAAAGTTGCTGCCGCCCCGGAACCCGTGGTACCCTCAGAGGAAAATTCGCCGGAGTCTACCGAAGAACAATAA
- the dnaJ gene encoding molecular chaperone DnaJ: MARDYYEILGVSRNADKEEIKRAYRKLARKYHPDVNKEEGAEERFKEINRAYEVLSEPEVRARYDRFGEAGVSSGAGAGGPGFGDFGDMGFADIFESFFTGFAGGGGQRRSRGGPTRGDDLRLDLKLDFREAIFGGEKEIRIGHLETCNTCGGTGAKPGTRPQSCSTCNGAGQVRRATRTPFGSFTQVSVCPTCNGTGQVIEEKCDTCGGQGQKQETKKLKITVPAGVDNGTRLRVSSEGDAGQRGGPPGDLYVYLFVNEDAEFRREGINILSEIKISYLQAILGCRLEVNTVDGPTELTIPPGTQPNTVLTLENKGVPKLGNPVMRGDHLITIAIDIPTKLTAEERELLEKLAKIKGDRTGKGGLEGFLGGFFHK, encoded by the coding sequence ATGGCCCGCGACTACTACGAAATTCTTGGTGTCTCTCGCAACGCGGACAAAGAGGAGATTAAGCGTGCTTATCGAAAACTAGCCCGCAAATATCACCCAGACGTCAATAAAGAGGAAGGCGCCGAGGAGCGCTTCAAAGAAATTAATCGCGCTTACGAAGTTCTCTCGGAACCGGAAGTGCGAGCGCGCTACGACCGTTTTGGGGAAGCCGGGGTCAGTTCCGGCGCCGGAGCTGGAGGTCCGGGATTTGGAGACTTCGGGGATATGGGCTTCGCCGATATCTTCGAGAGTTTCTTCACCGGATTTGCCGGAGGCGGCGGTCAACGGCGATCGCGCGGCGGTCCGACCCGAGGCGACGACTTGCGCCTCGACCTCAAGCTCGATTTCCGCGAAGCGATCTTCGGTGGCGAGAAAGAAATCCGCATCGGTCACTTAGAAACCTGCAATACTTGCGGCGGAACCGGAGCCAAACCGGGAACCCGCCCGCAGAGTTGCTCCACCTGTAACGGCGCCGGACAAGTGCGCCGGGCGACGCGCACCCCCTTTGGCAGCTTTACCCAAGTGTCCGTCTGTCCCACGTGCAACGGAACCGGACAGGTCATCGAAGAGAAATGCGATACCTGTGGCGGTCAGGGACAAAAACAAGAAACAAAAAAACTGAAAATTACCGTTCCCGCCGGGGTCGATAACGGAACCCGCTTGCGGGTGTCCTCGGAAGGGGATGCGGGACAACGGGGCGGACCGCCGGGAGACTTGTACGTCTACCTGTTCGTCAACGAAGATGCCGAATTCCGCCGCGAAGGCATCAACATCCTCTCGGAAATCAAAATCAGCTACCTGCAAGCCATTTTAGGCTGTCGCCTCGAAGTCAATACCGTCGATGGACCGACGGAGTTGACCATCCCGCCGGGAACGCAACCGAATACGGTGTTGACTTTGGAAAATAAAGGGGTTCCCAAATTGGGCAATCCGGTGATGCGAGGGGATCATTTAATTACGATCGCCATCGACATCCCGACGAAATTGACGGCAGAAGAGCGCGAACTGCTCGAAAAACTGGCAAAGATTAAAGGCGATCGCACCGGAAAAGGCGGTTTGGAAGGATTCTTAGGAGGGTTTTTCCACAAGTGA
- the dnaK gene encoding molecular chaperone DnaK, translating to MGKVIGIDLGTTNSCVAVLEGGQPVVITNSEGGRTTPSIVGFGKGGDRLVGQLAKRQAVTNAENTVYSIKRFIGRRWDDTKEERSRTPYTCVKGKDDTVDVRVRGTTYTPQEISAMILQKLKQDAETYLGEQVTQAVITVPAYFTDAQRQATKDAGTIAGLEVLRIINEPTAAALSYGLDKQDRDEKILVFDLGGGTFDVSVLQLGDGIFEVKSTAGNNQLGGDDFDTHLVNWMVEQFRVREGVDLSVDKMALQRIREAAEKAKIELSSREVTSINLPFISADETGPKHLEMDLTRPEFEDLVSDLIRKTMEPVSQALKDSNLSTEEIDRIILIGGSTRTPAVQRAIVDYFDGKTPEQSVNPDEAVAIGAAIQGGVLGGEVRDVLLLDVTPLSLGIETLGGVFTKIIERNTTIPTSRAQTFSTATDGQSSVEIHVLQGERAMAKDNKSLGQFILDKIPPAPRGVPQIEVSFEIDANGILHVAAEDKGTGREQSIKITSTGGLSEAEIERMREEAELYGDQDRDLKQIAELKNQADTLFYNYEATLKDNVELLGDDLKAELSEKAQTLRAAIANEGVALDELKERMTAFQETLFSVGIAVYQQSNLEEEEEEPEEEFSSSE from the coding sequence ATGGGAAAAGTCATCGGTATTGACCTAGGCACCACCAATAGTTGTGTCGCTGTCTTGGAAGGCGGTCAACCCGTCGTCATTACCAACTCAGAAGGTGGGAGAACCACGCCGAGTATTGTTGGATTTGGCAAGGGCGGCGATCGCCTCGTCGGACAGCTTGCCAAGCGCCAGGCGGTGACCAACGCGGAAAACACCGTTTACAGCATCAAGCGCTTTATCGGTCGTCGTTGGGACGATACCAAAGAAGAACGCAGTCGCACCCCCTACACCTGCGTCAAAGGCAAAGACGACACCGTGGACGTTCGGGTACGCGGCACCACCTACACCCCTCAAGAAATTTCGGCGATGATCCTGCAAAAACTCAAGCAGGACGCGGAAACCTATCTCGGCGAACAAGTCACTCAAGCGGTGATTACGGTTCCCGCCTACTTCACCGACGCCCAACGTCAAGCCACCAAAGACGCCGGAACGATCGCGGGTCTCGAAGTCCTCCGCATCATCAACGAACCGACCGCCGCCGCCCTCTCCTACGGACTCGACAAGCAAGACCGCGACGAAAAAATCCTCGTGTTTGACTTGGGAGGCGGCACCTTCGACGTTTCCGTCCTCCAACTCGGCGACGGCATCTTCGAAGTCAAATCCACCGCCGGGAACAACCAACTCGGCGGGGACGATTTCGATACCCATCTGGTCAACTGGATGGTCGAGCAGTTTCGCGTCCGGGAAGGGGTAGACCTCTCCGTGGATAAAATGGCCTTGCAGCGCATTCGCGAAGCCGCCGAAAAAGCGAAAATCGAACTGTCCAGCCGCGAAGTCACCTCGATCAACTTGCCGTTTATCAGCGCCGACGAAACCGGGCCGAAACATTTAGAAATGGACCTGACCCGGCCCGAATTTGAAGACCTCGTCAGCGACTTGATCCGCAAGACGATGGAACCCGTCAGCCAAGCGCTCAAAGATAGTAACCTCAGTACCGAGGAGATCGATCGCATTATCCTGATCGGCGGTTCCACCCGGACTCCCGCCGTGCAACGGGCGATCGTCGATTACTTCGACGGCAAAACCCCGGAACAATCGGTCAATCCCGACGAAGCGGTTGCCATCGGCGCCGCGATTCAAGGCGGCGTACTCGGCGGCGAAGTTCGCGATGTCTTACTGCTCGACGTTACCCCGTTATCCTTGGGGATCGAAACCCTCGGGGGGGTGTTCACCAAAATTATCGAACGCAATACCACCATTCCCACCAGCCGCGCTCAAACCTTTTCCACGGCGACCGACGGACAGAGTTCGGTGGAAATTCACGTCCTGCAAGGGGAACGGGCGATGGCGAAAGATAATAAAAGTTTGGGTCAATTCATCCTCGATAAAATTCCCCCGGCACCGCGCGGGGTCCCGCAAATTGAAGTCTCCTTCGAGATCGACGCCAACGGGATTCTGCACGTCGCTGCCGAAGATAAAGGCACCGGACGGGAACAGAGCATTAAAATTACCAGTACGGGCGGTCTGAGCGAAGCCGAAATTGAGCGGATGCGCGAGGAAGCCGAACTTTACGGCGACCAAGACCGCGATCTCAAACAAATTGCCGAACTCAAAAACCAAGCCGATACCCTATTCTATAATTATGAAGCGACCTTAAAAGATAACGTCGAGCTGCTCGGCGACGACCTCAAGGCGGAGCTGAGTGAAAAAGCTCAAACGCTCAGAGCGGCGATCGCCAACGAAGGGGTTGCCCTCGACGAACTCAAAGAACGCATGACTGCCTTCCAGGAAACCTTATTCTCCGTTGGCATTGCGGTTTACCAGCAGTCTAACTTGGAAGAAGAGGAAGAAGAACCGGAAGAAGAGTTTAGCAGTTCCGAGTGA
- a CDS encoding M48 family metallopeptidase, whose product MSNPYSLLSRKFYRRLIYPATALFVALGLVVGSGHPSTALNWRDLIVPGIQVIQITTMSDEQEVNLGKQMNEQLLSSGQFKRYQNQQVNDYINAIGQRLVPASDRPDIPYTFQIIDDDVINAYATMGGFVYITTGLLQEASNEAEVAGVLAHEIGHISEKHTLKQMREQIVARGLADAAGLDSSVVVGIGLEVALRLPRSRQHEYEADLRGLETVMAANYAPSGLIAFFQKLMDKGGSSVPGFLSTHPSPENRISQLKQQVPAGMLDRGDGLNSSAYRANISPLL is encoded by the coding sequence ATGTCTAATCCTTATTCTTTATTGTCACGCAAATTCTATCGCCGTTTGATTTATCCGGCGACCGCGTTATTCGTCGCCCTCGGTTTGGTCGTCGGTTCCGGTCATCCTTCGACCGCCTTAAACTGGCGAGATCTGATCGTTCCGGGCATTCAGGTGATTCAAATTACCACCATGTCCGACGAACAAGAAGTGAACCTCGGCAAACAAATGAACGAGCAGCTTTTAAGTTCCGGTCAGTTCAAGCGCTATCAAAACCAGCAAGTCAACGACTACATCAACGCCATCGGTCAGCGCTTAGTTCCGGCGAGCGATCGCCCGGACATTCCTTACACCTTCCAAATTATCGACGATGACGTTATCAATGCTTACGCGACCATGGGCGGCTTCGTCTACATCACCACGGGCTTATTACAAGAAGCCTCCAACGAAGCCGAAGTCGCCGGGGTACTCGCCCACGAAATCGGCCATATTTCCGAAAAACACACCCTCAAACAAATGCGCGAGCAAATCGTCGCCCGAGGCTTAGCCGATGCTGCCGGACTCGATAGCAGCGTCGTGGTCGGGATCGGGCTGGAAGTCGCCTTGCGCCTGCCCCGCAGCCGACAACACGAATACGAAGCCGATCTGCGAGGACTCGAAACCGTGATGGCTGCCAACTACGCGCCTTCAGGGTTAATTGCCTTCTTCCAAAAACTGATGGATAAAGGCGGCTCCTCCGTACCGGGATTTTTAAGCACGCACCCGTCCCCAGAAAACCGCATCAGCCAGCTCAAACAGCAAGTTCCTGCCGGAATGCTCGATCGCGGCGACGGGTTGAATTCCAGCGCTTATCGGGCGAATATTAGCCCGCTCCTGTGA